Proteins encoded by one window of Vigna radiata var. radiata cultivar VC1973A chromosome 5, Vradiata_ver6, whole genome shotgun sequence:
- the LOC106762166 gene encoding cytochrome P450 CYP82D47 — MAFHENPLAQYTVPLAISFFCLLLFLFVFSSLSRKPKNHSAATRKAPPEASGAWPLIGHLHLLGGSKPPHVTLGXMADKYGPIFTLRLGAHKTLVVSXWKMAKECFTVNDRAFASRPKSMAFELLGYNFSMIGFSPYGSYWRHVRKIATVELLSSHRXDTLKHVXDAEVKAAMXDSYXLWLKKKDGGSEMKRWFGDITLNIMFRTVVGKRFGSDGGVNEENEQLRKALRELFDLSGSFAVSDSLPYLRWLDLDGIEKKMKRTAKELDGFVQNWLEEHKRNRGCDLGEGKHNQDLMDVLLGLAEQGEEFDGRDPDTTIKATCMALILAGSDTTPGTLVWALSLLLNNPETLKKTIHELDTEVGSERMVEMSDLKKLKYLHAIIKETLRLYPAAPLGVPHESMENCTVGRYHIVSGTRLLTNLSKLQRDPSLYENPLKFCPERFLTTHKEVDVKGQHFELIPFGAGRRMCPGISFSLQVMQLTLATLLHGFDIATIDGKLVDMVEQIGLTNIKASPLQVILTPRLSSHIYE, encoded by the exons ATGGCTTTCCACGAAAACCCTCTCGCGCAGTACACAGTACCACTTGCCATCTCATTCTTCTGTCTGTTGTTATTTCTCTTCGTTTTTTCATCTCTATCCAGAAAGCCCAAAAACCACAGTGCAGCAACGAGAAAAGCACCACCAGAAGCAAGTGGCGCGTGGCCTTTGATTGGCCACCTCCACCTCTTAGGGGGGTCGAAACCGCCACACGTTACTTTGGGCCANATGGCCGACAAATACGGTCCCATCTTCACCTTGCGTCTGGGAGCTCACAAAACGCTGGTTGTGAGCGANTGGAAAATGGCTAAAGAGTGCTTTACCGTCAACGACAGAGCTTTCGCTAGCCGTCCCAAATCCATGGCCTTTGAATTGTTGGGCTACAACTTTTCCATGATTGGGTTCAGCCCCTATGGTTCTTACTGGCGCCATGTGCGCAAAATCGCCACGGTGGAGCTCCTCTCTTCGCATCGCNTAGACACTCTGAAGCACGTGATNGATGCCGAAGTGAAAGCAGCAATGANGGACAGTTACANTTTGTGGTTGAAGAAGAAAGACGGCGGTTCNGAAATGAAGAGGTGGTTTGGGGACATAACATTGAACATTATGTTCCGGACGGTGGTAGGAAAACGTTTTGGNAGTGACGGCGGTGTGAATGAAGAGAACGAACAGCTACGAAAGGCATTGAGGGAGTTGTTTGATCTGAGCGGTTCATTCGCAGTTTCTGACTCTCTGCCATATCTAAGATGGTTAGATTTGGATGGTAtcgagaagaaaatgaagagaacGGCAAAAGAGTTAGATGGGTTTGTTCAGAATTGGCTTGAAGAACACAAACGCAACAGAGGTTGTGATTTAGGTGAAGGGAAACATAACCAGGACCTGATGGACGTGCTTCTTGGGCTTGCCGAACAAGGCGAAGAGTTTGACGGTCGGGACCCTGACACCACAATCAAAGCTACGTGTATG GCTTTAATTTTGGCTGGTTCAGATACGACACCAGGAACATTGGTATGGGCTCTCTCGTTGCTTCTCAATAATCCTGAAACTCTGAAAAAAACGATCCATGAATTAGATACAGAAGTTGGGAGTGAAAGAATGGTAGAGATGTCAGATTTGAAGAAGCTAAAGTATCTTCATGCTATCATCAAAGAAACCCTGCGTTTATATCCAGCAGCACCACTTGGTGTGCCACATGAGTCCATGGAAAATTGCACAGTGGGTAGATATCACATAGTATCAGGCACACGTCTTTTGACTAATCTTTCAAAACTTCAGAGAGATCCATCTTTATATGAAAATCCCCTTAAATTTTGTCCAGAAAGATTTTTAACAACCCACAAGGAAGTGGATGTGAAGGGTCAACATTTTGAGTTGATTCCATTCGGTGCAGGTAGAAGGATGTGTCCTGGGATATCTTTCAGTCTCCAAGTTATGCAACTCACACTTGCTACCTTATTGCATGGGTTTGATATTGCAACCATTGATGGAAAACTTGTTGATATGGTTGAACAAATTGGCTTAACCAACATCAAAGCTTCTCCCCTCCAAGTTATTCTTACTCCCCGTCTATCTTCtcatatttatgaataa